From one Flavobacterium kingsejongi genomic stretch:
- a CDS encoding glycosyltransferase, giving the protein MRVGFNPHKDKVESDTRYLHQVIIPVYIPNEEGYFGDSITIFKYCLQSLFKTCHEKTFFTIVNNGSCQKVLDYCNQLLFEKKIHEIIHTSNIGKLNAVLKGVTGHNIPLVTIADADVLFLTHWQNETNNVFARFPKAGVVGIVPQFKQFEGGSVNVIREMFFSRKLRFTDVKNPLALIQFYKSIGWDHDYNKDYLLKNLTIASKGYFAIVGSGHFVATYRRDLFDKIITFNEAKMGAGSEKYLDDLPLKQGLWRLTTANNHAFHMGNVKESWMEEELKNLMPEDLEMCPGATYENLEKSALGLGITNRIFQKLFSKRWFRKWFYKYKGLPPNMISNY; this is encoded by the coding sequence ATGAGGGTAGGTTTTAATCCACATAAAGACAAAGTTGAATCTGATACGAGATACCTTCATCAGGTTATCATACCGGTTTATATACCGAATGAAGAAGGCTATTTTGGCGATAGTATAACCATCTTTAAATATTGTTTGCAATCCCTGTTTAAAACCTGTCATGAAAAAACATTCTTTACAATTGTAAATAACGGCAGTTGTCAAAAAGTTTTAGACTATTGTAATCAATTACTTTTCGAAAAAAAAATACATGAAATCATACACACCAGCAATATAGGAAAGTTAAATGCCGTTTTAAAGGGCGTTACAGGACATAATATACCATTAGTTACTATAGCTGATGCCGATGTGCTATTTTTAACCCATTGGCAAAACGAAACCAATAATGTTTTTGCCCGCTTTCCAAAAGCAGGAGTCGTAGGTATTGTTCCGCAGTTCAAGCAATTTGAAGGAGGTTCCGTAAATGTCATAAGGGAAATGTTTTTTTCCAGAAAATTACGCTTTACAGACGTTAAAAACCCATTAGCTTTAATTCAATTTTACAAAAGCATTGGTTGGGATCATGATTATAATAAAGATTATCTTTTGAAAAATCTTACCATAGCCTCAAAAGGCTATTTTGCCATCGTAGGATCCGGACATTTTGTAGCGACCTACAGGAGGGACTTATTCGATAAAATCATAACATTTAACGAGGCTAAAATGGGAGCGGGTTCTGAAAAATATTTGGATGATTTGCCACTAAAGCAAGGCCTGTGGAGATTGACTACAGCGAATAACCACGCTTTTCATATGGGAAATGTAAAAGAAAGCTGGATGGAGGAAGAACTCAAAAATCTCATGCCTGAAGATTTAGAAATGTGTCCTGGTGCAACATATGAAAACCTTGAGAAAAGTGCACTGGGGCTGGGTATTACAAATCGGATATTCCAAAAACTTTTTTCAAAAAGATGGTTTCGTAAATGGTTTTATAAATATAAAGGATTGCCTCCTAATATGATTTCCAATTATTAA
- a CDS encoding glycosyltransferase family 2 protein: MDQDVLVTIIVPVYNRAITIVETLESIVKQTHNNWECIIVDDNSTDATVTVVESLISNDIRFQLFIKPEGHKRNAATSRNIGLQNAKGEYIQFLDSDDILSVDKIEKQLEILTQHSTFTMATCKWGKFTLINNPIQLYDDSLDYRNFENSRDYFQVIGKQGGFFPLHSFLVHRDLIRFSGYWNENLSINDDGEFFFRIIKNCDKIIFSEEGYVLYRQNTDNNLSVLNSEAKAKDLVSSWKIIEALYEATYNESGADYILKKKRSIYNELKINYSGIIKANRHFFYIQRKEDTFILRLKKIRKRIKNKIKLFYKKTNEGRF; encoded by the coding sequence ATGGATCAGGACGTTTTAGTTACAATTATAGTACCTGTTTATAATCGTGCAATCACTATTGTAGAGACCCTGGAATCTATTGTGAAACAGACTCATAACAACTGGGAATGCATAATTGTTGATGATAACTCTACAGATGCAACAGTAACAGTTGTAGAATCGCTTATAAGTAACGACATTAGATTTCAATTATTTATAAAACCAGAGGGGCATAAACGTAATGCAGCGACTTCGAGGAATATAGGTTTGCAGAACGCTAAAGGGGAATACATTCAGTTTTTAGACTCAGATGACATTTTATCTGTTGATAAAATAGAAAAACAATTAGAGATTCTCACACAACACAGTACATTTACGATGGCTACCTGTAAATGGGGTAAATTTACACTGATAAATAATCCTATCCAGCTTTATGATGACAGTCTTGATTATAGAAATTTCGAAAATAGTCGTGACTATTTCCAGGTCATAGGAAAACAGGGTGGTTTTTTTCCGTTACACAGCTTTTTAGTCCATCGTGATCTGATACGTTTTTCAGGATATTGGAATGAAAATTTAAGTATTAATGATGATGGGGAATTTTTCTTTAGGATCATTAAGAATTGTGATAAAATCATTTTTTCGGAAGAAGGCTATGTTTTGTATAGGCAAAATACAGATAATAATTTAAGTGTACTCAATTCAGAAGCTAAAGCAAAAGATTTGGTAAGTAGCTGGAAGATTATTGAGGCTTTATATGAAGCAACATATAATGAGTCAGGTGCCGACTATATTCTTAAAAAGAAAAGAAGTATTTATAACGAATTAAAAATAAATTATAGTGGAATTATAAAAGCCAATAGACACTTTTTTTATATCCAAAGAAAGGAAGATACATTTATACTCCGGTTAAAAAAAATAAGAAAAAGAATAAAGAATAAAATAAAATTATTTTATAAAAAGACTAATGAGGGTAGGTTTTAA
- a CDS encoding tyrosine-protein phosphatase → MLFFNKKKTILRDLVPEGYIDIHSHLLPGIDDGAKNMEDSRYLINSLHEIGFNEIITTPHIINTVWDNTADGIINKRQETQRELDLKIPFKAAAEYMMDDSFSRLFKNEKLLTLKDNYVLVEMSYLNAPMQLYDILFELQVSGYKPVLAHPERYVFYHKNFNEYTKLKKAGCLFQLNLLSTVGYYGEGVLEAAQQLLGKGMIDFTGSDVHHKNHVAAFDSKIKLKESIVLKEAMERNIFFR, encoded by the coding sequence TTGCTATTTTTCAACAAAAAGAAAACAATACTTAGAGATCTTGTACCCGAGGGCTACATTGACATTCACTCGCATTTGTTGCCGGGGATAGATGATGGCGCAAAAAACATGGAAGACAGTCGCTATTTAATTAATTCACTACATGAAATAGGTTTTAACGAGATAATCACAACGCCTCATATTATAAACACGGTTTGGGATAATACTGCAGATGGTATCATTAATAAAAGACAGGAGACACAAAGAGAATTAGATTTAAAAATACCGTTTAAAGCAGCAGCGGAATACATGATGGACGATTCGTTTTCTCGTTTGTTCAAAAATGAAAAGCTACTTACTCTAAAAGACAATTATGTATTGGTAGAAATGTCGTACCTAAATGCACCAATGCAGCTGTACGATATCTTATTTGAATTACAGGTGTCTGGTTATAAACCCGTATTAGCACACCCGGAACGTTATGTTTTCTATCATAAAAATTTTAATGAATACACTAAACTGAAGAAAGCAGGATGCCTTTTCCAATTGAATTTACTTTCCACCGTTGGATATTACGGCGAAGGTGTGCTTGAAGCAGCACAGCAACTTTTAGGAAAAGGCATGATTGATTTTACAGGTTCCGATGTACACCATAAAAACCATGTTGCAGCTTTTGATAGTAAAATTAAACTTAAAGAAAGTATAGTACTAAAAGAAGCGATGGAAAGAAATATATTTTTCCGCTAA
- a CDS encoding ABC transporter ATP-binding protein has protein sequence MSKDIILKAEGISKQYRLGEVGTGTISHDLNRWWAKIRGKEDPYLRIGESNDRSTKGSSDYVWALQDINFEVKKGEVLGIIGKNGAGKSTLLKILSRVTNPTTGSIKTKGRIASLLEVGTGFNGEMTGRENIFLNGAILGMTKKEITGKLEEIIEFSGCQRYIDTPVKRYSSGMTVRLAFAVAAFLEPEILVVDEVLAVGDAEFQKKAIGKMQDISKTDGRTVLFVSHNMAAVKSLCTRGIVLEHGKVKFTGDIDSCLSVYQDDSTANLSAKFYGEKIIKYAAIINQDSTLKYRSPFTLGVHIESVIAIKNLVLGIVVKDLNDVELFGINNRHYSHDKINEEEVFEGEISITIDELLLFPGIYKIDIYLGDGTKDIEVVMDAIKFTVSEAFDFEIINKLNFKINKVFHQNVIWKYIENIR, from the coding sequence ATGAGTAAAGATATTATTTTAAAAGCAGAAGGAATTTCCAAGCAATACCGTTTAGGGGAAGTAGGTACGGGGACCATCAGTCATGATCTTAATCGGTGGTGGGCGAAGATTCGGGGGAAGGAAGACCCGTATTTGAGAATTGGAGAAAGTAATGATCGAAGTACGAAAGGGAGTAGTGATTATGTTTGGGCATTACAGGATATTAATTTTGAAGTAAAAAAGGGAGAAGTACTGGGGATTATTGGAAAGAATGGAGCCGGAAAGTCAACATTGCTGAAAATACTTTCGAGGGTTACCAATCCAACTACAGGATCTATAAAGACAAAAGGACGTATTGCCTCATTACTTGAAGTTGGTACCGGCTTTAATGGAGAAATGACAGGGCGTGAAAATATTTTCCTGAATGGTGCGATACTGGGCATGACTAAAAAGGAGATTACTGGTAAACTCGAAGAAATTATTGAATTTTCAGGTTGTCAGCGGTATATTGATACTCCTGTAAAGCGTTATAGTTCCGGGATGACTGTTCGTCTTGCGTTTGCCGTAGCAGCTTTTTTAGAGCCCGAAATTTTAGTCGTTGATGAAGTGTTGGCGGTGGGTGATGCGGAATTTCAGAAAAAGGCTATAGGAAAAATGCAGGATATTTCTAAAACGGATGGACGTACAGTACTTTTTGTGAGTCATAATATGGCCGCTGTAAAAAGCCTGTGTACCCGTGGAATAGTTTTGGAGCATGGAAAAGTAAAATTCACTGGAGATATAGATAGTTGCTTATCAGTATATCAGGATGATTCAACGGCTAACCTGAGTGCAAAATTTTATGGAGAAAAAATTATAAAATACGCTGCAATCATAAACCAGGATAGTACTTTAAAATATAGATCACCATTTACATTAGGGGTTCATATTGAATCCGTAATTGCTATTAAAAATTTAGTTTTGGGTATTGTAGTTAAGGATTTGAATGATGTTGAGTTATTTGGAATTAATAACAGGCATTATTCCCATGATAAAATTAATGAAGAAGAAGTGTTTGAAGGTGAAATTTCAATTACTATTGATGAACTACTATTATTTCCAGGTATTTATAAAATTGATATTTATTTGGGTGATGGGACAAAAGATATCGAAGTTGTGATGGATGCCATAAAATTTACAGTTTCAGAAGCGTTTGATTTTGAAATAATAAATAAATTAAACTTTAAAATAAACAAAGTATTCCACCAAAATGTAATTTGGAAATACATTGAAAATATAAGATAG
- a CDS encoding glycosyltransferase family 2 protein, whose product MKLAIVIPFYKLLFFEQTLVSLVSQTDKRFKVYIGDDASPEDCIPLIEKYSEQLDIAYHRFEENRGSTSLVAHWERCIARIDEEEWMMILGDYDTLEKNCIGAFYNYIENFSMPLSTVIRFATREISADNKLLTSVFYHPDSEPSTNFLIRKLKKHTRSSLSEYIFSTKKYIQYKFKDFPLAWSSDDLAFLEFSDFGTIHTLNEAIANIRVSDLSISGRDDNSKLKEKASYEFYSLLLSKYHDKFTYLEKEKIIQKIEAIFFKNKKFKTFALLTGFHLNYMSPLSYFKFLRRIIINYKN is encoded by the coding sequence ATGAAATTAGCTATTGTCATTCCTTTTTATAAACTGCTTTTTTTTGAGCAAACGCTTGTTTCATTAGTGAGCCAAACGGATAAACGATTTAAAGTTTATATAGGGGATGATGCTAGTCCGGAGGATTGTATTCCTCTTATTGAAAAATATAGTGAGCAACTTGATATTGCATATCATAGATTTGAAGAAAATCGAGGTAGTACATCATTAGTAGCACATTGGGAGCGTTGTATTGCAAGAATTGATGAGGAGGAGTGGATGATGATATTGGGTGATTATGATACACTGGAGAAGAATTGTATTGGGGCATTTTATAACTATATTGAAAATTTTTCAATGCCATTGAGTACCGTTATACGTTTTGCAACTAGGGAGATAAGTGCTGATAATAAGTTGCTCACTTCTGTTTTTTACCATCCGGATAGTGAGCCATCTACGAATTTCCTCATTAGAAAATTAAAAAAACATACAAGGAGTTCATTAAGTGAATATATTTTTTCTACGAAAAAATATATTCAATATAAATTTAAGGATTTTCCATTGGCATGGTCATCAGACGATTTAGCCTTTTTAGAGTTTTCAGATTTCGGAACTATTCATACGCTCAATGAAGCAATTGCTAATATCAGGGTGAGTGATCTTAGTATTTCAGGAAGAGATGATAATAGCAAACTTAAAGAAAAAGCTTCCTATGAATTCTATAGTTTATTATTATCCAAATATCACGATAAGTTTACGTATTTAGAAAAAGAAAAAATAATTCAAAAAATCGAAGCCATTTTTTTTAAAAATAAAAAGTTTAAAACTTTTGCTCTGTTAACAGGCTTTCATCTTAACTATATGAGCCCTTTGAGTTATTTTAAGTTCTTACGGCGAATTATTATTAATTATAAAAATTGA
- a CDS encoding glycosyltransferase, producing MRFFRKIKKIILGRNKRVIEPDYYEQLFVHNTYWNTPQPNDEEILRFKIIHNFIEYLKSDFSLKKEDRLKILDLGSGRGWLSSLLSNYGTVLGVEPVAKVVDHAKKMFPNLNFVCGTSTDLLKITDHAQYDLIVSSEVIEHIVDEAKPGFMNDIKRLLNDNGFLIITTPRKEAEIEWNAYVLPGQPVEDWITELELEKLATENSFRVIKKERLAIPPLQELQALKYINSGYFKKYKMRIQISVIVPCYNQGIFLNEALKSVFDQTYFDWECIIINDGSTDNTQEIAELWVKKDRRFSCITQLNSGLCAARNAGIEKAIGVYILPLDADDKIGRDYLQLAMQAFENEPSLKLVYCKAEKFGFESGPWMLEDFSLKALATENMIFCSAVYKKEDWLAIGGYDKNMKFGLEDWEFWISLLKNGGSLLCLEYIGFFYQVKPISMVKLLNQEKRKYLFNYLSIKHADFFVNQLGSFQQLIIDRDHSEANFYAKTKSRKFIVDFITVSFFSFSIFKKYKK from the coding sequence ATGAGATTTTTTAGAAAAATAAAAAAAATAATACTGGGTAGGAATAAAAGAGTGATAGAACCAGATTATTACGAACAATTATTTGTTCATAATACGTATTGGAATACGCCACAGCCGAATGATGAAGAAATTTTAAGATTTAAAATAATTCATAATTTTATAGAGTATCTCAAATCTGATTTTTCACTAAAAAAAGAAGACCGCCTAAAAATCCTGGATTTAGGAAGTGGTAGGGGATGGCTATCGAGTTTATTATCGAATTATGGGACGGTATTGGGTGTGGAACCTGTAGCAAAAGTTGTTGACCATGCAAAAAAAATGTTTCCAAATTTAAATTTTGTTTGTGGAACTTCAACGGATCTTTTAAAAATTACAGATCATGCTCAATATGATTTAATTGTTTCGTCGGAAGTTATCGAACATATTGTTGATGAAGCTAAACCAGGTTTTATGAATGATATTAAAAGATTGCTAAATGACAATGGTTTCCTTATTATAACTACACCTCGTAAAGAAGCTGAAATAGAATGGAATGCCTATGTATTGCCTGGCCAACCGGTTGAAGATTGGATAACAGAACTGGAACTTGAAAAATTAGCAACAGAAAATTCTTTTAGGGTAATCAAAAAAGAAAGGCTGGCAATTCCCCCGCTACAGGAGCTCCAAGCATTGAAATATATCAACTCTGGCTATTTCAAAAAATATAAAATGAGAATTCAAATATCAGTGATAGTGCCCTGCTATAATCAGGGGATATTTCTTAATGAAGCATTAAAGTCGGTTTTCGATCAAACCTATTTTGATTGGGAATGCATCATCATTAATGATGGTAGTACTGATAATACACAAGAAATTGCTGAGCTTTGGGTAAAAAAAGATAGAAGATTCAGTTGTATTACCCAATTGAATTCGGGTTTATGTGCTGCCAGGAATGCAGGGATAGAAAAAGCGATTGGTGTTTATATTCTTCCATTAGATGCAGATGACAAAATAGGACGTGATTATTTACAATTGGCGATGCAGGCATTTGAAAATGAGCCATCACTGAAATTAGTGTATTGCAAAGCTGAAAAATTTGGATTTGAATCGGGTCCATGGATGTTGGAGGATTTTTCACTTAAAGCGTTAGCAACGGAAAATATGATTTTTTGTAGTGCTGTATATAAAAAAGAAGACTGGCTTGCGATTGGTGGATATGACAAAAACATGAAGTTTGGACTGGAGGATTGGGAGTTTTGGATTTCGCTACTAAAAAATGGAGGGAGCCTTTTATGCCTGGAATACATAGGTTTCTTTTATCAGGTAAAGCCCATATCAATGGTGAAACTTTTGAATCAGGAAAAAAGGAAATATTTGTTTAACTATTTAAGTATAAAGCATGCTGATTTTTTTGTGAATCAGCTGGGGTCATTTCAGCAACTCATAATTGATCGGGATCATAGTGAAGCTAATTTTTATGCTAAAACTAAAAGCCGCAAGTTTATCGTTGATTTTATCACGGTTTCATTTTTTAGCTTTTCGATTTTTAAAAAGTATAAAAAATGA
- a CDS encoding glycosyltransferase family 2 protein, protein MLAIIIPYYKLRFFEATLLSLARQTNKAFNIYIGNDASPEDPSFVLDKYTNELRIQYHYFEDNLGAISLTKQWERCLQMISDEDWVMFLGDDDMVDENCVDEFYKSVAKVEQLNINVIRFATRVINEKNEKLQEIYHYPVIEKSTDFLMRRLAGETRSSLSQYIFRKSVVSEVGFVDFPLAWHSDDLAVLEFSNFDSIYSLNSAIVYFRKSGINITSKNDNLRAKNTASFEYYYYLLKHKSRYFDRIKKDILYQKIEKAFLNDKKNSAFWLALTKLYCCNLMFYRYLMLLISAVKSFLNRKK, encoded by the coding sequence ATGCTAGCAATTATTATCCCTTATTATAAGCTGCGTTTTTTTGAAGCAACGCTTTTATCATTGGCTCGTCAGACGAATAAAGCCTTTAATATCTATATTGGTAATGATGCAAGTCCGGAAGATCCATCTTTTGTCCTTGATAAATATACTAATGAACTGAGAATACAATACCATTATTTTGAAGATAATTTGGGTGCCATATCACTGACAAAACAATGGGAGAGATGCCTGCAAATGATTAGTGATGAAGACTGGGTGATGTTTTTGGGAGATGATGATATGGTGGATGAAAACTGTGTAGATGAATTTTATAAAAGTGTTGCGAAGGTAGAACAGCTGAACATAAATGTAATTCGTTTTGCTACTCGTGTTATAAATGAAAAAAATGAAAAGTTACAAGAGATTTATCACTATCCGGTAATTGAAAAATCTACAGATTTTTTGATGAGAAGATTGGCTGGTGAGACAAGAAGTTCTTTGAGTCAATATATTTTTAGAAAGTCAGTTGTAAGTGAGGTCGGTTTTGTTGATTTTCCTTTAGCATGGCATTCAGATGATCTGGCAGTTTTGGAATTTTCAAATTTTGACTCAATCTATTCTTTAAACTCAGCTATAGTTTATTTTCGTAAAAGCGGAATCAATATAACCAGTAAAAATGATAACCTTAGAGCGAAAAATACAGCTTCCTTTGAATATTATTATTATTTATTAAAGCATAAAAGCCGTTATTTTGATCGTATAAAAAAAGATATTCTATATCAAAAGATCGAAAAGGCATTCTTAAATGATAAAAAAAATAGTGCCTTTTGGCTTGCTCTGACAAAATTATATTGTTGTAATCTGATGTTTTATAGGTATTTAATGTTGCTTATTAGTGCTGTAAAATCCTTTTTAAATCGTAAAAAATAA
- a CDS encoding glycosyltransferase family 2 protein has translation MELPLVSIIIPTYNRAALISETLDSLVSQTYSNWECIIVDDLSSDNTLQVVSEYCEKDGRFRVYKRPEENKKGPSSCRNFGLEKANGLFIQFLDSDDFLAPSKLEQSVHEINSSHRTGKEICISNFQMFILTAADATAPYCHLHSGLFTFENILYKWEELFTIPIHCGFFSVELFQDFRFPEELQAKEDWIMWITLSKNNAIVSFIDEPLALYRKNPESITMKSDALADQIKVCHYLKNILTESQFDKLLFKIISNYHKTNMELKLKIEAMKKSYGYKLERLIQKGFKRLGLLN, from the coding sequence ATGGAGTTGCCATTAGTTTCCATAATAATTCCAACCTACAACAGGGCTGCCTTAATTTCTGAGACACTGGATTCATTAGTATCTCAGACATATTCTAATTGGGAATGTATAATTGTAGATGATTTATCGAGTGATAACACACTTCAGGTTGTATCGGAATATTGTGAGAAAGATGGTCGTTTTAGAGTATATAAGAGACCGGAAGAAAATAAAAAAGGACCTTCTTCCTGTCGTAATTTTGGATTAGAAAAAGCCAATGGGCTTTTTATACAATTTTTGGATTCCGATGATTTTTTGGCGCCTTCGAAATTAGAACAATCAGTTCATGAAATTAATAGTAGTCATCGAACCGGAAAAGAAATTTGTATTTCTAATTTTCAAATGTTTATTCTTACTGCGGCAGATGCAACAGCACCTTATTGTCATTTACATTCGGGGCTCTTTACTTTTGAAAACATACTTTACAAATGGGAAGAATTATTTACAATTCCAATTCATTGCGGTTTTTTTAGCGTAGAGTTGTTTCAGGACTTTAGATTTCCGGAAGAATTACAGGCAAAAGAAGACTGGATCATGTGGATTACGCTATCTAAGAATAATGCTATAGTTTCATTTATAGATGAGCCATTGGCCTTATACAGAAAGAATCCTGAAAGTATTACAATGAAAAGCGATGCTTTGGCAGATCAGATAAAAGTCTGCCACTATTTAAAAAACATACTTACGGAATCTCAGTTTGATAAATTATTATTTAAAATAATTTCAAATTATCATAAGACTAATATGGAGTTGAAACTAAAAATAGAGGCGATGAAGAAATCCTATGGCTACAAATTAGAAAGACTGATTCAAAAAGGGTTCAAGAGATTGGGACTTTTAAACTGA
- a CDS encoding glycosyltransferase family 2 protein, with the protein MKMDSDTEMLAIVIPFYKAKFFDATLKSLSAQTDKRFKVYIGDDSSPDDITKMLDNYREHFCFEYKRFEENLGKKALPRQWERCVKMTAGEEWIVLLGDDDVLGDGVVAAFYKNISLKANAINSIRYASCTIDENGVQTSKVFFNPTIESAIDFFFRKQRSSLSEYIFKVSKINQVGFKNFELGWCSDILAVLEFSDFGAVYSINEALVNVRISSQSISGNQDNHKLKFKAAFRFLYYLIANKKAYFSDFQQKKILEEMSKVYLNQKKNLFFFAKVSTQYWIRGLFREYCIFILSFFKIVFKTK; encoded by the coding sequence ATGAAAATGGATAGCGATACAGAGATGTTAGCGATAGTAATACCCTTTTATAAGGCAAAATTCTTTGATGCAACACTAAAATCATTGTCAGCCCAAACCGATAAACGGTTTAAAGTCTATATCGGTGATGATAGTAGCCCGGATGATATCACAAAAATGTTGGATAATTATCGCGAACATTTTTGTTTTGAATATAAAAGGTTTGAAGAGAATTTAGGAAAAAAAGCATTACCACGTCAATGGGAGCGTTGTGTCAAGATGACAGCAGGAGAAGAATGGATAGTATTACTGGGAGATGATGACGTTTTGGGAGATGGTGTAGTTGCTGCTTTTTATAAAAACATTTCACTCAAGGCTAACGCTATAAATAGTATACGTTACGCAAGTTGTACAATCGATGAAAATGGAGTGCAAACGTCTAAAGTTTTTTTTAATCCAACAATTGAAAGTGCAATAGATTTTTTCTTTAGAAAGCAACGAAGCTCCTTAAGTGAATATATATTTAAGGTCAGTAAAATAAATCAAGTAGGTTTTAAAAATTTTGAATTAGGTTGGTGTTCTGATATTTTGGCCGTTTTGGAGTTTTCAGATTTTGGTGCTGTATATTCTATCAATGAAGCTTTGGTTAATGTTCGTATATCGAGTCAAAGTATATCGGGGAATCAGGATAATCATAAATTAAAGTTCAAAGCAGCATTTCGGTTTTTGTATTATTTAATTGCCAACAAAAAAGCATATTTTTCTGATTTTCAGCAAAAAAAAATACTCGAGGAAATGAGCAAAGTATACCTGAATCAAAAGAAAAATTTATTTTTTTTCGCAAAGGTATCAACCCAATATTGGATTCGCGGTTTATTCAGGGAGTATTGTATTTTTATACTTTCATTTTTTAAGATAGTTTTTAAAACAAAATAA